A region of Paenibacillus sp. JNUCC-31 DNA encodes the following proteins:
- a CDS encoding ROK family protein translates to MGEKQLRQVIGVDIGGTEIKGLVVNEAGMVLAEMERETEACQGRKGILGQLNELLSELLARCAEVEAVGIASAGRVNVTTGEVIFATDNLPGWQGMPLTQWAKETFGLPAVADNDANAALLGEAWLGAGRDKQSLVMLTLGTGVGGANMCQGRLLRGAGWRGGDWGHSVLVPGGHPCNCGKQGCVEQYVSGSALQRIALEQTESTYTHGREIMAAAGRGEAAALIVLEQYTADLALVMANISASMDPELIILGGGVIHDHAIWWHRLTNKLHREGLADRIVAAELGNRAGCFGAARLAMERL, encoded by the coding sequence ATGGGGGAGAAGCAGCTGCGGCAGGTCATTGGTGTGGATATCGGAGGCACGGAAATCAAAGGGCTTGTAGTTAATGAAGCTGGAATGGTTCTCGCGGAAATGGAACGGGAAACAGAGGCATGTCAGGGCCGGAAAGGCATACTTGGTCAGTTGAATGAGCTGTTGAGTGAGCTGCTGGCAAGATGTGCCGAGGTGGAGGCCGTGGGCATCGCTTCAGCGGGCAGGGTGAATGTAACTACGGGGGAAGTGATCTTCGCCACTGACAATTTACCCGGCTGGCAGGGCATGCCGCTTACGCAATGGGCGAAGGAAACGTTCGGATTGCCTGCAGTTGCGGATAACGATGCCAATGCCGCGTTGCTTGGCGAGGCGTGGCTTGGGGCAGGACGTGACAAGCAAAGCCTGGTGATGCTGACTCTTGGCACCGGTGTTGGAGGTGCCAACATGTGTCAAGGTCGACTGCTGCGCGGGGCTGGCTGGCGCGGTGGGGACTGGGGACACAGCGTACTCGTACCTGGAGGGCATCCTTGCAATTGTGGCAAACAGGGTTGTGTGGAGCAATATGTCTCTGGCAGTGCGCTGCAGCGGATTGCACTGGAACAGACGGAGAGCACGTATACTCATGGCCGTGAAATCATGGCAGCCGCAGGAAGGGGAGAAGCAGCTGCGCTCATCGTTCTGGAGCAATACACTGCCGACTTGGCGCTGGTTATGGCCAATATCAGTGCATCGATGGATCCCGAGTTGATTATCCTCGGTGGTGGAGTGATTCATGACCATGCCATATGGTGGCATCGGCTTACCAACAAGCTGCACCGTGAAGGGCTGGCAGACCGGATTGTAGCTGCTGAACTTGGCAACCGGGCTGGTTGCTTCGGGGCGGCAAGACTGGCTATGGAGCGGCTGTAG
- a CDS encoding PP2C family protein-serine/threonine phosphatase, protein MGATVNTFMILWNDKELTPYWVLAAGCLSIWLLLFVRSRIPVRQRDDRPVGVQIGNGQTIGARSEQDDYFACAVEPYGVLAVLADGISGLSGGKVASTTAVETFIREFEELERFPDPEEFWDASSHAANQAILRNLLGVPGGTTLVSAMIKGRELYWGAVGDSILAVFRKGELLAINHKHTLETQLEEQYMSGEISEQEALDNPQRKRLVNYLGYDHFKQMEIADEPFALQPADKIVLCSDGVYNSLTEMELETILAKDMSPFDAAQTIIDLIEEKQLVHQDNATIIILEQGW, encoded by the coding sequence ATGGGAGCAACAGTGAATACCTTCATGATCTTGTGGAACGACAAGGAGCTAACGCCTTATTGGGTTCTGGCAGCAGGCTGTTTGTCGATCTGGTTGTTGTTATTCGTCCGAAGCCGGATTCCGGTAAGGCAACGTGACGATAGGCCAGTAGGTGTTCAGATCGGGAATGGACAGACCATTGGTGCTCGCAGTGAGCAGGATGATTATTTTGCCTGCGCCGTGGAGCCTTATGGTGTACTTGCAGTACTTGCCGATGGAATTAGCGGATTATCTGGAGGGAAAGTAGCCAGTACCACTGCCGTAGAAACATTTATCCGTGAGTTTGAAGAGTTGGAGCGGTTTCCTGATCCAGAGGAGTTTTGGGATGCTTCTTCCCATGCGGCAAACCAGGCGATTCTTCGTAACTTGCTTGGCGTTCCGGGCGGAACAACGTTGGTATCAGCCATGATCAAGGGCAGAGAGCTATATTGGGGCGCGGTAGGAGACAGTATTTTGGCCGTATTTCGCAAAGGTGAGCTACTTGCTATCAATCATAAACATACGCTGGAAACTCAACTCGAAGAACAGTATATGTCTGGAGAAATATCGGAGCAGGAGGCGTTGGATAATCCGCAGCGCAAAAGGCTGGTCAACTATTTGGGGTACGACCATTTTAAACAAATGGAAATCGCGGACGAGCCGTTTGCACTGCAACCGGCGGACAAGATTGTGTTATGCAGTGACGGGGTATACAACTCCCTTACTGAGATGGAACTGGAGACTATACTGGCGAAAGACATGTCGCCATTTGATGCAGCCCAGACCATCATTGATTTGATTGAAGAAAAACAGCTCGTGCATCAGGATAATGCCACGATTATCATTTTGGAGCAAGGATGGTAA
- a CDS encoding J domain-containing protein, with amino-acid sequence MKDYYAVLGVEREASPEQIKKAYRQLAKKFHPDVNGGDPQAEARFKQVHEAYSTLGNPELRAAYNQQPRSTGNPGAAKGASSSTAREKSGHTKNGPMNTEKVWSDPSRMQEQFEQFFGYSPKGKESSNSGKADPNKGMDMSAMFDRYFGVRKK; translated from the coding sequence ATGAAAGATTATTATGCCGTGCTTGGTGTGGAACGTGAAGCTTCTCCGGAGCAGATCAAGAAGGCTTATCGTCAATTGGCGAAAAAATTTCACCCGGATGTTAATGGGGGAGATCCACAGGCAGAGGCGCGTTTCAAGCAAGTACATGAGGCCTACAGCACACTCGGAAATCCCGAGTTACGGGCAGCATACAATCAACAACCTCGATCTACAGGGAATCCAGGAGCGGCAAAAGGAGCATCATCCAGTACTGCACGAGAAAAGAGTGGACATACAAAAAATGGACCTATGAATACCGAGAAGGTATGGTCTGATCCATCACGAATGCAGGAACAGTTTGAACAATTTTTTGGCTATAGCCCCAAAGGCAAGGAAAGCTCAAACAGTGGCAAAGCCGATCCCAATAAAGGAATGGATATGTCCGCCATGTTTGACCGATATTTCGGAGTTCGAAAAAAGTAA
- a CDS encoding FHA domain-containing protein translates to MTIGLDVCVAMISLAVLYYIFIINRDMGAQWITGIIVVLSGGAYLFFKYIPATKGEKKKLSSRVVKLVLLDDDGTSVKEWYIQGETSVLIGKSSKNSEADIDLSDTPYASLISPQHAVLNKASGQWFIEDIDSASGVGVRKGNQSRSSKLEIEEPSLIEAGDLIYIANTRILVK, encoded by the coding sequence ATGACGATAGGGCTTGACGTATGCGTCGCCATGATTTCGTTAGCCGTGCTGTATTACATATTCATCATTAACCGGGACATGGGTGCCCAGTGGATAACTGGAATTATTGTAGTCCTCTCCGGGGGAGCATACCTATTTTTTAAATACATACCTGCCACCAAGGGGGAAAAGAAGAAGCTGTCTTCACGTGTTGTGAAACTCGTGCTGTTGGACGACGACGGTACAAGTGTGAAGGAATGGTACATTCAGGGTGAGACGAGTGTATTGATCGGAAAAAGTTCGAAGAACAGTGAGGCGGACATTGATCTGTCCGATACTCCATATGCTTCCCTCATCAGTCCGCAACATGCTGTGCTGAACAAAGCCTCGGGCCAATGGTTTATCGAGGATATTGACTCGGCCAGCGGCGTAGGTGTACGTAAGGGAAATCAAAGCAGATCATCCAAATTGGAAATCGAAGAACCCAGCCTGATTGAGGCAGGGGACTTAATTTATATTGCCAATACCCGAATTTTGGTGAAATAA
- a CDS encoding MurR/RpiR family transcriptional regulator, whose product MEMNDRINTYYPSMTKSEQKVARCVVEHPDNLIYLSVTELADFAGTGETTVMRFCRKIGFKGYQDFKLMLAQGLPKRQNLPESGGEESDVADQLYASMVGVLQSTQGMLDREQLKQAVQCLDQARHVQFFGVGSSGITALDAKNRFLRIGRRVEANSDSHIQSMMAVTMGEGDVAFGISVSGSTLDTNDMLMKAKQNGAKVIAMTNYAKSPVASIADIVLLTAGKESPLEGGSVGAKISQLFIIDLLCQGLEGLHVEESKRMKEWTARAVIDRIY is encoded by the coding sequence ATGGAAATGAACGATCGAATTAATACGTATTACCCTTCAATGACCAAGTCGGAGCAGAAGGTAGCTCGTTGCGTCGTGGAGCATCCGGATAACCTGATCTATCTATCCGTGACGGAGCTGGCTGATTTTGCTGGGACGGGAGAGACTACGGTGATGCGCTTCTGTCGTAAAATCGGGTTTAAAGGTTACCAGGATTTCAAGCTGATGTTGGCCCAGGGGCTGCCAAAACGGCAGAACCTTCCGGAAAGCGGGGGTGAAGAGAGTGATGTTGCGGACCAATTATATGCTTCCATGGTAGGTGTGCTTCAGTCGACTCAGGGGATGCTGGATCGAGAACAACTGAAGCAGGCTGTACAGTGCCTTGATCAGGCACGACATGTACAGTTCTTTGGCGTGGGCTCTTCAGGGATCACGGCCCTCGATGCCAAAAACCGCTTCTTGCGCATCGGTCGGCGTGTGGAAGCCAATTCCGACAGCCATATTCAGTCCATGATGGCGGTGACGATGGGGGAAGGTGATGTTGCTTTTGGAATCAGTGTGTCGGGGAGCACGCTGGATACGAATGATATGCTGATGAAGGCCAAGCAGAACGGAGCAAAGGTTATTGCCATGACGAATTATGCAAAATCCCCTGTTGCTTCCATTGCAGATATCGTACTTTTGACTGCCGGGAAGGAATCTCCGCTCGAAGGTGGGTCCGTCGGGGCCAAAATATCCCAGTTGTTCATTATCGATCTTCTCTGCCAGGGGTTGGAGGGACTGCATGTGGAAGAGAGCAAAAGGATGAAGGAATGGACAGCAAGGGCGGTAATTGACCGTATTTATTGA
- a CDS encoding FAD-dependent oxidoreductase — translation MEQEKCTDVVIIGGGLGGTAAALAAAKAGQRVLLTEETDWLGGQLTSQAVPPDEHRWIEQSGCTASYREFRSRVRDYYRRNYPLTESARCNPILNPGNGWVSRLTHEPKVALAVLHEMLAPYVNTGRIEVLYHTVPVHVDTAGDRVTGVTVQEGRTGGLIKLRGAYYLDATECSDLLPLAGVEHVSGAESRRETGEPHALEEADPLDMQSITHVAAVDYVHDGNFTISRPREYDYWRQYVPSFSSYPILSWYASDANDTSKLKEFTMFPNEQGVVSLWDYRRIVDPELWSEPLNDGEVTLLNWALNDYYAGPLIGVSPEERQQHLDSARQLTLSLVYWLQTEAPRLDGGRGYPGVRLRGDVLGTDDGLAKAPYIRESRRIRGLYTVTEQDVSKELRGAKGAKRYKDSVGVGSYHLDLHPTTVSQRTFYIPNHPYEIPLGSLIPVRMKNLLPACKNISMTQIANGCYRLHPTEWNIGEASGTLAAYAIANQVEPTAVRETDEHLQSYQAQLIRQGVQLHWTDAELEGEC, via the coding sequence ATGGAGCAGGAAAAATGCACTGATGTTGTTATTATCGGTGGCGGACTTGGCGGGACGGCAGCTGCACTGGCCGCAGCCAAAGCGGGTCAGCGGGTTCTTTTGACGGAAGAGACGGACTGGCTTGGTGGTCAATTGACCTCACAAGCAGTGCCACCGGATGAGCACCGCTGGATTGAACAATCCGGCTGCACTGCTTCGTACCGTGAGTTTCGCAGCAGAGTCAGGGATTATTACAGACGGAATTACCCGCTTACAGAATCCGCTAGGTGTAATCCCATTCTGAACCCTGGCAATGGCTGGGTCAGCCGTTTGACGCATGAGCCCAAGGTAGCACTTGCGGTTCTGCACGAGATGCTTGCTCCCTATGTGAATACTGGACGGATTGAAGTGCTCTATCATACCGTACCCGTTCATGTGGATACAGCAGGTGATCGGGTGACTGGCGTGACTGTGCAGGAAGGGCGAACGGGAGGATTGATTAAGCTCCGGGGGGCCTATTATCTGGATGCCACAGAATGCAGCGATCTGCTGCCCCTTGCCGGAGTGGAGCATGTAAGCGGAGCAGAATCTAGGCGTGAGACGGGTGAGCCTCATGCCCTGGAAGAAGCGGACCCGCTAGATATGCAGTCGATTACCCATGTGGCGGCGGTGGATTATGTACACGATGGAAACTTCACGATTTCCCGTCCTCGGGAATATGACTACTGGCGTCAGTATGTTCCCTCGTTCTCATCGTATCCGATCCTGAGCTGGTATGCTTCAGATGCCAATGATACCTCCAAGCTGAAAGAGTTCACGATGTTCCCGAATGAACAGGGTGTTGTCTCCTTATGGGATTATCGTCGGATCGTTGATCCCGAACTATGGTCAGAACCGTTGAACGACGGTGAAGTTACACTGCTTAACTGGGCGCTGAACGATTATTATGCTGGTCCCCTGATCGGGGTATCCCCAGAGGAAAGGCAACAACATCTGGATAGCGCAAGGCAGCTTACGCTCTCTTTGGTGTATTGGCTTCAAACGGAGGCTCCCCGCCTCGATGGAGGACGGGGCTACCCCGGCGTACGGTTGCGCGGAGATGTGCTGGGCACGGATGATGGTCTCGCAAAAGCTCCGTATATTCGGGAATCACGTCGAATCCGCGGCCTGTATACCGTAACCGAACAGGACGTGAGCAAGGAATTGCGTGGGGCAAAGGGAGCAAAACGTTACAAGGACAGCGTAGGGGTAGGCAGCTATCATCTGGATCTCCATCCCACAACCGTGAGTCAGCGGACCTTTTATATTCCTAATCATCCCTATGAGATTCCCTTGGGCTCGCTGATCCCGGTGCGGATGAAGAACCTGCTTCCAGCCTGCAAAAATATTTCCATGACCCAGATCGCGAACGGCTGTTACCGTCTGCATCCCACCGAATGGAATATTGGTGAGGCATCCGGTACCCTTGCGGCATATGCGATTGCCAATCAGGTAGAACCGACAGCAGTAAGAGAGACAGATGAGCATCTTCAGTCCTATCAGGCACAGCTGATTCGGCAGGGTGTTCAGCTTCATTGGACAGATGCGGAGCTGGAAGGGGAGTGTTAG
- a CDS encoding VWA domain-containing protein has protein sequence MILIKCKKILLSLLVISVLIPAWDIGSLYAESSVKTHAYEGLDAMFVLDVSYSMNETDKDRIAEEVIHMFMDMSSGPKTRLGFVAYNDQITSSVPLMDISSSGARNNLRSRVDGLTRSGYTDLGLGLRRGASLLEQSQTDKRKPFMILLSDGETDLRGSSGRTPADSSKDVDKVIEMAQKANYPIYTVGLNRDGTVNPAELERIAQETGGSSFITGSADDLPEIFNRIFADQIQSVLVSVAAVTATGAMQEVTVDIPNSSMADANIIMLSDHAVSEAQLYYQSSNVSFIRSDKYALMKIIRPVKGQFKLKFKGRSGDLVKINLLGNYNVSAVANMATEQPVKGKSITFEASLYDQAVNPKPIQDLNVYKGLEAELIVTPSDGKTERIPLANTGSGFKGNYTFPKSGIYTWGLRIDGPDFYREITPVEVDITNQAPIATGESMVLSKDDSNTEADLSKYFKDANNDPLTYALAKGGSERKLGDAVIEGNILRWSSLHTGSSSIKVTATDSEGASVTADIQLQIHSLREKILLYTGLGLLAAGGIFALYWFVLKPKPVFRGRLEGYFLATANGEDIPVTNWPLTSLERRKVSLSELFDRMDIGVKVPESGRIWLEAGKKETLLVRHDTNCTVVRGRTPVKPRHTEALEYNEKLYITFEDGVTEIEIRYKAIKPSTNIYVGQKKDPQQAMG, from the coding sequence ATGATATTAATTAAATGCAAAAAAATACTGCTCTCCCTATTGGTGATTAGCGTTTTAATTCCAGCATGGGACATTGGGAGCTTGTACGCGGAATCCTCTGTCAAGACCCACGCGTATGAAGGGCTTGATGCCATGTTTGTCCTGGATGTTAGCTACTCCATGAATGAGACCGACAAAGATCGCATCGCTGAAGAAGTTATACATATGTTTATGGATATGAGTAGTGGACCTAAGACTCGATTGGGATTCGTAGCTTATAATGATCAAATCACTTCATCCGTACCCCTAATGGATATATCATCCTCTGGGGCACGAAATAACCTTCGTAGTCGTGTTGACGGCTTAACACGCTCAGGGTATACCGATCTTGGACTCGGCTTGCGCCGAGGTGCGAGCTTGCTTGAACAGTCCCAGACGGACAAACGAAAGCCATTTATGATTTTGCTCTCTGACGGCGAGACGGATTTGCGTGGTTCGTCGGGCAGAACACCAGCTGATTCTTCCAAAGATGTAGACAAGGTGATTGAGATGGCTCAAAAAGCTAATTATCCCATCTATACCGTCGGACTAAACCGCGATGGTACAGTTAACCCCGCTGAACTGGAGCGGATAGCTCAGGAGACGGGTGGATCTTCCTTTATCACGGGAAGTGCGGACGACTTGCCTGAAATTTTCAACCGGATTTTTGCAGATCAGATTCAATCTGTTCTTGTATCTGTGGCGGCAGTAACAGCAACAGGGGCAATGCAGGAAGTAACTGTGGACATTCCCAATTCAAGCATGGCGGATGCTAACATTATCATGCTCTCGGATCATGCTGTCTCTGAAGCTCAGCTGTATTATCAGTCGAGCAATGTCAGCTTCATCCGATCTGATAAATATGCTTTAATGAAGATCATTCGTCCGGTCAAAGGACAGTTCAAGCTGAAATTCAAGGGGCGCAGCGGAGATTTGGTGAAGATCAATCTACTTGGTAACTACAACGTGTCTGCGGTTGCAAATATGGCAACGGAGCAGCCTGTTAAGGGGAAAAGCATCACATTTGAAGCCTCTCTCTACGATCAGGCCGTGAACCCTAAACCCATTCAGGATTTGAATGTTTACAAGGGACTTGAAGCAGAACTCATTGTGACCCCGTCTGATGGCAAAACAGAGCGTATCCCTTTGGCCAATACGGGCAGCGGGTTTAAGGGGAACTACACTTTTCCAAAATCGGGTATATACACATGGGGTCTTCGGATTGATGGTCCTGACTTTTATCGGGAGATCACCCCCGTTGAAGTAGATATTACGAATCAGGCCCCCATAGCAACCGGGGAGTCCATGGTGTTATCCAAAGACGATAGCAATACAGAGGCTGATCTAAGCAAATATTTTAAGGATGCCAATAATGATCCATTAACGTATGCCCTCGCAAAAGGTGGGAGTGAGCGCAAACTCGGAGATGCTGTTATTGAAGGCAATATACTTCGCTGGTCTTCGCTTCACACCGGTAGTTCATCCATCAAGGTGACCGCAACGGATTCCGAAGGCGCTAGTGTAACCGCAGACATCCAGTTGCAAATTCATTCTTTACGCGAAAAGATATTGCTATATACGGGACTCGGTCTCCTCGCAGCCGGGGGAATCTTCGCCCTGTATTGGTTTGTGCTGAAGCCAAAACCTGTATTTCGCGGAAGACTGGAAGGATACTTCTTGGCCACTGCAAACGGAGAAGATATTCCCGTGACGAATTGGCCACTGACTTCATTAGAGCGACGAAAAGTAAGTCTCAGTGAACTGTTTGATCGTATGGACATTGGGGTTAAGGTACCGGAGTCAGGACGAATCTGGCTGGAAGCTGGTAAAAAAGAAACGTTATTGGTTCGGCATGACACGAACTGCACAGTCGTTCGGGGACGAACACCCGTGAAGCCCAGACATACAGAAGCTCTGGAGTATAATGAAAAGTTGTATATTACGTTTGAGGATGGAGTCACGGAGATTGAAATTCGATACAAAGCCATCAAACCAAGTACCAATATCTATGTAGGACAAAAGAAAGATCCACAGCAGGCCATGGGGTAA
- a CDS encoding N-acetylmannosamine-6-phosphate 2-epimerase produces MVLEKLHQGLIVSCQALPDEPLHGAVYMARMAAAAEEGGAAGIRANGAADVRAIKQAVSLPVIGIVKRNYPDSAVYITPTMREIDELLEAGADIIALDATRQKRPENDTLEQITGFLNDSGTVSMADISILEEAVYAESLGVSCVSTTLSGYTPYSRQQDGPNLELLKLAAQRLKIPVIAEGRISQPSQVEKALELGAYAVVVGSAITRPQLITRRFAAVTTKARMRNDGNERSN; encoded by the coding sequence ATGGTCCTGGAGAAACTGCATCAGGGGCTGATTGTTTCCTGTCAGGCGCTGCCGGATGAGCCGCTGCACGGCGCGGTGTACATGGCGCGGATGGCTGCAGCGGCTGAAGAAGGCGGGGCAGCCGGGATTCGGGCGAACGGTGCTGCGGATGTGCGGGCCATCAAACAAGCCGTATCGCTGCCAGTCATCGGTATTGTGAAGCGCAATTACCCGGATTCTGCTGTATATATCACCCCCACGATGAGAGAAATCGACGAGCTGCTGGAGGCTGGTGCAGACATCATTGCATTGGATGCGACCCGGCAGAAGCGGCCGGAGAATGATACGCTTGAGCAAATTACAGGCTTTCTGAACGACAGCGGAACGGTTTCCATGGCAGACATCTCCATTCTGGAGGAGGCGGTATATGCTGAATCGCTAGGAGTTAGTTGTGTCTCAACTACACTTTCCGGTTACACCCCTTACTCCCGGCAGCAGGATGGACCGAATCTGGAGCTGCTGAAGCTAGCTGCCCAGCGTCTGAAGATTCCGGTCATTGCTGAAGGCCGAATCAGTCAGCCTTCCCAGGTGGAAAAGGCGCTGGAACTGGGGGCCTACGCTGTTGTGGTAGGCTCCGCGATAACACGGCCCCAGCTGATTACCCGGCGGTTTGCGGCAGTGACGACAAAAGCGAGGATGAGAAACGATGGAAATGAACGATCGAATTAA
- a CDS encoding DUF4127 family protein, with amino-acid sequence MPKQYKLALVPLDERPCNYNFPYLLAHGTEFTVERPPLEKMGLKKRPGDVDQLWSWFEESCTGADGAVVALDTLLYGGIIPSRLHELKPEELTERLERLRGIKERHPQLTLYAFQLIMRCPQYSLSDEEPDYYADWGREIFRKGFISHRLELGIATDEEIAELNDIDTRLPAKVLEDYLRRRAINIAANQQVMALVKEGIIDFMIVPQDDSAPYGHTAKDQEKVRASITALDLELKVYMYPGADEVGCVLLTRMMNKTRGRMPLVYPRLSSVQGAFVTPLFEDRFFYETLKYQILAAGGLIASSADEADLILLISTPGETMAEAVSQQHSFYSYDVYRNLMELIEYGDYLLRCKGKPTAVADVGYANGGDQKLVKMLRQKDMLFDLAGYAAWNTSSNSLGTVISQAMIYLIYGRTQEHLDFLALRYAEDVCYCSVVRGELSNGPVQEMGYGKYLLDGPHGRIATRVEERLRQELAVRIDSSSGSVEITNCYMPWNRMFEVGLSVRFVPAAPGLKN; translated from the coding sequence ATGCCAAAGCAGTATAAGCTAGCACTTGTCCCGTTGGATGAACGGCCTTGCAATTATAATTTCCCTTATTTATTGGCCCATGGGACAGAATTCACAGTGGAACGTCCACCCTTGGAAAAGATGGGACTCAAGAAACGCCCTGGTGATGTGGACCAGCTCTGGTCCTGGTTCGAGGAAAGCTGTACAGGGGCAGACGGTGCTGTTGTCGCGCTGGATACACTTCTATATGGCGGTATTATTCCATCGAGACTGCATGAGCTGAAGCCGGAAGAACTGACCGAACGTCTGGAGCGACTTAGGGGAATCAAGGAACGTCATCCTCAGCTGACCTTATACGCGTTCCAACTGATTATGCGCTGTCCGCAATATTCCCTGTCGGATGAAGAACCGGACTATTATGCGGATTGGGGGCGGGAAATCTTCCGCAAGGGTTTCATCAGCCATCGGCTGGAACTGGGGATTGCGACTGACGAGGAGATCGCCGAACTGAATGATATTGATACCCGGCTGCCAGCCAAGGTGCTGGAGGATTACCTTCGGCGAAGGGCGATCAATATTGCAGCGAACCAACAGGTGATGGCTCTGGTAAAGGAAGGAATTATCGATTTCATGATTGTTCCGCAGGATGATTCAGCGCCTTATGGTCATACGGCGAAGGATCAAGAGAAGGTCCGGGCAAGCATTACTGCTCTGGATCTGGAGCTTAAGGTCTATATGTATCCAGGAGCAGACGAAGTGGGCTGCGTACTGCTTACCCGGATGATGAACAAGACCCGCGGCCGAATGCCGCTTGTGTATCCCCGCTTGTCGTCTGTGCAGGGAGCGTTTGTTACGCCGCTGTTCGAGGATCGATTTTTCTATGAGACCCTGAAGTATCAGATTCTGGCCGCAGGCGGGCTCATTGCATCAAGTGCAGATGAAGCGGATCTGATTCTGCTGATCAGTACACCGGGTGAGACGATGGCAGAGGCGGTATCGCAGCAGCATTCTTTTTACAGTTATGATGTGTACCGGAACCTGATGGAATTAATTGAATACGGGGATTATCTGCTCCGATGCAAGGGGAAACCGACTGCAGTTGCGGATGTCGGGTACGCCAATGGCGGTGATCAGAAGCTGGTCAAGATGCTGCGGCAAAAAGACATGTTATTCGATCTTGCCGGATATGCGGCCTGGAATACCAGTTCCAATTCGCTCGGGACCGTCATCTCGCAGGCCATGATCTATCTGATCTATGGGCGTACACAAGAACATCTTGATTTTCTGGCGCTGCGGTATGCCGAAGATGTCTGCTATTGTTCAGTTGTGCGGGGAGAACTGAGTAATGGCCCGGTGCAGGAGATGGGGTATGGCAAATATCTGCTGGATGGGCCACACGGCCGTATCGCTACCCGAGTAGAGGAACGGCTGCGTCAGGAGCTTGCTGTACGAATAGACAGTTCTTCTGGGAGTGTAGAGATTACCAATTGTTACATGCCGTGGAACCGGATGTTCGAAGTTGGGCTCTCTGTACGGTTTGTTCCTGCCGCCCCTGGGCTGAAGAATTAG
- a CDS encoding FHA domain-containing protein: MSLTRCGNGHMFSTRRHGNTCPYCNLAVESPASGNSEAAGAIPRAPRTAEDDRTMPYLGETTGIEPVTGWMVCIEGPQMGQDYRIMAEKNFIGRSEEMHVRILGDNTISRRNHAVIVYDPKKRNFYLLPGDASGLAYHNNEAVYSPVELAAYDVIQLGRSKFIFIPLCGVHFEWEQQ; the protein is encoded by the coding sequence ATGAGTCTGACAAGATGTGGAAACGGACATATGTTCAGCACGAGACGGCACGGAAACACGTGTCCATATTGCAATCTGGCCGTCGAGTCACCGGCTTCCGGCAATAGTGAAGCAGCGGGAGCAATCCCACGCGCGCCTCGCACGGCAGAGGATGACAGAACGATGCCATACCTGGGGGAAACGACAGGAATTGAACCGGTAACGGGATGGATGGTGTGTATCGAAGGTCCGCAGATGGGCCAGGATTATCGAATAATGGCTGAAAAGAACTTTATTGGACGTTCGGAAGAGATGCATGTTCGCATCCTAGGGGATAACACGATTTCAAGGCGTAATCATGCGGTGATTGTATATGATCCAAAAAAACGGAATTTCTATCTGCTGCCCGGCGATGCTTCCGGCCTTGCCTATCACAACAATGAAGCGGTCTATTCTCCGGTGGAACTGGCTGCCTACGACGTCATTCAATTAGGACGCAGCAAATTCATTTTCATCCCATTATGTGGTGTGCATTTTGAATGGGAGCAACAGTGA